From Pseudomonas sp. stari2, a single genomic window includes:
- a CDS encoding amino acid adenylation domain-containing protein — protein MNADQLLALFARHGVALEVDGDRLRCKAPRGFLTEELTAALKLHKQELIALLGGQDDAVIPRRADGKTDWPLSFSQRQLWFLDQLEPGNPFYNVPTAVTLKGQLNVAQLERALNELVARHEVLRTTFCSVEGEPRQVVHPSMPLSLSVTDLRQLSADEREQPVRFAVEQDARAPFDLATGPLLRASLLRVADDEYLWLYSVHHIIADGWSMGVILHEVATLYGDYRRGEASSLAPLPVQYADYACWQQQRVGGAALDAQLDYWRRNLDDAPLLSTLPADRPRPLVQRYVGATFSSSVAGGTLRELTALARQTQGTLFNVLLGALAVLLWRHSGQQDLCIGTPFANRNRAEVEPLIGHFVNTLVLRQRLNPQQTFAELLRDVRGQMLDVHAHQDVPFDRVVEAVNPQRDPGHSPLFQVMLVLQNTPGSGVQMPDLELRPYGTSSATAKFDLAFEWVEREGRLDLLVEYNTDLYDVATIERLSGHYRHLLEQIAADAKQPINALPLMNEAERQRVLVDFNRTMPLTQPAQCVHQLVEAQTASNPQACAVVFEGESLSYAELNARANRLARHLRTLDVGPDVRVAVCIERSLELPVALLAVLKAGGAYVPLDPDYPLGRLSHMLGDSTPAVLLTLGSAHGILRQAVQGSTWEAPILDLEKDAASWASLPADNLDPRNVGVTPDHLAYVIYTSGTTGLPKGAMVAHRGLSNMLLWCLQVCGEAGAMLHKIPFGFDASAWETFWPLATGGRLVIARPGGHYEPAYLAREVREQKVTALVFVPAMLQLFLEVEEVSLCTSLTDVFSGGGELPPALARRFQERLPHARLHNVYGPTETTVINSIWTLEPGAEVPARQLPIGRPISNNRFYVLDDRDEPVPVGVTGQLHIGGVGVARGYLGLAQLSAERFIDNPFVAGDRLYRSGDLARYRPDGQLEFLGRNDFQVKLRGVRLELGEIEARLEAFPGIRSAVVLMVGDAAQDQRLVACCVVTQPMDEAAVQAYLATTLPRAVVPGSYLWLDALPLTANGKVDRTALTALADEEMVNRQVNLSSPRDHIELTLYQIWKRLLLVPQIGIRDNFFNVGGTSIAAIKMAHEISQVFAVEMPVRVVLSYPTIEALGGWLRVGANPAVAQGNLIEFRRGAGQSNVVCIHPAGGTAFCYLSLAKVLPDEAGVYGVQSPGLNPGEDTEPTVEAMAEAYLRLIEPLTTQPLILTGLSFGGLVAYEMARLLTAAGHRQVTVVLLDTQGSDDPGFREQIGTVDMAEFRDKLVRFNGMYPGIEDAQVERYFHIYNHNRLAMAAYECAPQAQRVVLIQAREDFPRHQLHELRGFWRRRAGSGYLAKLVSGGHWDMLESAEIHRVSQIIRQELERFSAQEAK, from the coding sequence ATGAATGCCGATCAATTGCTGGCGTTGTTCGCTCGCCATGGCGTGGCTCTCGAAGTGGACGGTGACAGGCTGCGCTGCAAGGCGCCGCGCGGGTTTCTCACCGAAGAACTGACAGCGGCGCTCAAGCTCCACAAGCAGGAACTGATTGCCTTGCTCGGTGGCCAGGATGACGCAGTGATTCCCCGGCGTGCCGACGGGAAAACGGACTGGCCGTTGTCATTCTCGCAACGGCAGCTGTGGTTTCTCGATCAACTGGAGCCCGGCAACCCGTTCTACAACGTACCCACGGCGGTAACGCTAAAAGGGCAGTTGAACGTCGCGCAGTTGGAGCGGGCACTGAACGAACTGGTTGCCCGCCACGAAGTCCTGCGAACGACGTTTTGCAGCGTCGAGGGTGAGCCGCGTCAGGTTGTGCACCCGTCGATGCCGCTATCGTTGTCGGTGACGGATCTGCGCCAGCTGTCTGCCGATGAGCGCGAGCAACCAGTGCGATTCGCCGTTGAACAGGACGCCCGGGCACCGTTCGATCTGGCCACCGGGCCGTTGTTGCGCGCGTCTTTGTTGCGTGTGGCGGACGATGAATACCTGTGGCTGTACAGCGTGCATCACATCATCGCCGACGGTTGGTCGATGGGCGTGATCCTGCATGAAGTCGCCACGCTGTACGGCGATTATCGGCGTGGTGAGGCCTCGAGCCTGGCGCCGTTGCCAGTGCAATACGCCGACTACGCCTGCTGGCAGCAACAGCGCGTCGGTGGTGCGGCACTGGACGCTCAGCTCGATTACTGGCGCCGCAACCTGGACGACGCGCCGCTCTTGTCGACCCTGCCCGCCGACCGGCCGCGCCCGTTGGTGCAGCGTTATGTCGGCGCCACATTCAGTTCCTCCGTTGCTGGCGGCACATTGCGCGAACTCACGGCGCTGGCCCGGCAGACCCAGGGCACGCTGTTCAACGTGCTGCTGGGCGCCTTGGCAGTGTTGTTGTGGCGCCACAGCGGCCAGCAGGATCTGTGCATCGGCACGCCATTCGCCAACCGCAACCGCGCGGAAGTCGAGCCGCTGATCGGCCACTTCGTCAACACGCTGGTGCTGCGTCAGCGCCTGAATCCGCAGCAGACCTTCGCCGAATTGCTGCGCGACGTGCGTGGCCAGATGCTCGACGTTCACGCCCACCAGGACGTGCCGTTCGACCGCGTGGTAGAGGCCGTCAATCCGCAGCGCGATCCCGGTCATTCGCCGCTGTTCCAGGTGATGCTGGTGTTGCAGAACACCCCCGGCAGCGGCGTGCAGATGCCTGATCTGGAATTGAGGCCGTACGGCACCAGCAGCGCCACGGCCAAGTTCGATCTGGCGTTCGAGTGGGTCGAGCGGGAAGGGCGGCTGGACTTGCTGGTGGAATACAACACCGATCTCTATGACGTCGCGACCATCGAACGCCTGAGCGGGCACTATCGTCACTTGCTCGAACAGATCGCCGCTGATGCCAAGCAACCGATCAATGCCTTGCCGTTGATGAACGAGGCGGAGCGTCAGCGGGTGCTGGTCGACTTCAACCGCACAATGCCGCTGACGCAACCGGCGCAATGCGTGCATCAACTTGTTGAAGCGCAGACCGCGAGCAATCCTCAGGCCTGCGCGGTGGTCTTTGAAGGCGAGTCACTGAGCTACGCCGAGTTGAATGCCCGGGCCAACCGACTGGCGCGGCATTTGCGCACGTTGGACGTCGGCCCGGATGTGCGCGTGGCGGTGTGCATCGAGCGTTCGCTGGAGTTGCCGGTGGCGCTGCTGGCGGTGCTCAAGGCCGGTGGCGCCTATGTGCCGCTGGATCCGGATTATCCACTGGGACGCCTGAGCCATATGCTCGGCGACAGCACGCCGGCGGTGCTGCTGACTCTCGGCTCGGCGCACGGGATTTTGCGTCAGGCTGTGCAAGGTTCGACCTGGGAAGCGCCGATTCTCGACCTCGAAAAAGATGCCGCGAGCTGGGCGTCGTTGCCCGCCGACAATCTCGACCCACGCAATGTCGGCGTCACCCCTGACCATCTCGCCTATGTGATCTACACCTCGGGCACCACCGGATTGCCCAAGGGCGCGATGGTCGCCCATCGTGGCTTAAGCAACATGCTGCTGTGGTGTTTGCAGGTGTGCGGCGAAGCGGGAGCGATGCTGCACAAGATCCCGTTCGGTTTCGATGCCTCGGCGTGGGAGACGTTCTGGCCTTTGGCAACCGGCGGACGGCTGGTGATCGCGCGGCCCGGCGGGCATTACGAACCGGCGTATCTGGCCCGCGAAGTGCGCGAGCAGAAGGTCACGGCGCTGGTGTTCGTGCCGGCGATGTTGCAGCTGTTTCTGGAAGTCGAAGAGGTCAGTCTGTGTACGTCGCTGACCGATGTATTCAGCGGCGGCGGTGAACTGCCGCCAGCACTGGCCCGGCGTTTTCAGGAGCGTCTGCCCCATGCGCGGCTGCACAACGTCTACGGCCCGACCGAAACCACGGTGATCAACAGCATCTGGACCCTTGAACCCGGAGCCGAAGTACCGGCCCGGCAACTGCCGATCGGCCGGCCGATTTCCAACAACCGTTTTTACGTACTCGATGACCGCGACGAGCCGGTGCCGGTGGGTGTCACCGGGCAATTGCACATCGGTGGCGTCGGCGTGGCCCGAGGGTATCTGGGGCTGGCGCAGCTCAGTGCCGAGCGCTTTATCGACAATCCGTTCGTGGCAGGCGATCGCCTCTATCGCAGCGGCGATCTGGCGCGATATCGACCGGATGGCCAACTGGAGTTTCTCGGACGCAACGACTTCCAGGTCAAGTTGCGCGGTGTGCGTCTGGAGCTGGGCGAGATCGAAGCTCGGCTCGAAGCGTTTCCCGGCATCCGCAGCGCCGTGGTGTTGATGGTCGGCGACGCGGCGCAGGACCAGCGTCTGGTGGCGTGTTGCGTGGTTACCCAGCCGATGGATGAAGCGGCGGTTCAGGCCTATCTGGCGACGACGCTGCCTCGTGCGGTGGTCCCCGGCAGTTATCTGTGGCTCGACGCCTTGCCGCTGACCGCCAATGGCAAGGTCGATCGGACTGCCCTGACAGCGTTGGCGGACGAGGAAATGGTCAATCGTCAGGTCAACCTGAGCAGCCCGCGCGATCACATCGAACTGACGCTGTACCAGATCTGGAAACGCCTGCTGCTGGTGCCGCAGATCGGCATTCGCGACAACTTCTTCAACGTCGGCGGCACCTCCATCGCCGCGATCAAGATGGCCCATGAAATCAGCCAGGTGTTCGCGGTTGAAATGCCGGTGCGCGTGGTGCTCAGCTACCCGACCATCGAAGCGCTGGGCGGCTGGCTGCGGGTCGGGGCGAACCCCGCAGTGGCGCAGGGCAATCTGATCGAGTTCCGTCGTGGCGCGGGGCAGAGCAATGTGGTGTGTATTCACCCGGCGGGCGGCACGGCGTTCTGTTACCTGTCGCTGGCCAAGGTGTTGCCGGACGAGGCTGGCGTTTACGGGGTGCAATCGCCGGGGCTGAATCCGGGAGAAGACACCGAACCGACGGTTGAAGCGATGGCCGAGGCTTACTTGCGCCTGATCGAACCGCTGACGACACAACCGCTGATTCTCACCGGGCTGTCGTTCGGTGGCCTGGTGGCTTATGAAATGGCTCGGTTGCTGACGGCGGCGGGGCATCGTCAGGTGACGGTGGTGTTGCTCGATACTCAGGGCAGTGACGATCCGGGTTTCCGCGAGCAGATCGGCACCGTGGACATGGCCGAGTTCCGCGACAAACTGGTGCGCTTCAACGGCATGTACCCCGGCATCGAAGATGCGCAAGTCGAGCGCTATTTCCACATCTACAACCACAACCGTCTGGCCATGGCGGCCTATGAGTGTGCGCCGCAAGCCCAGCGTGTGGTGCTGATTCAGGCCCGGGAAGATTTCCCCCGTCATCAGTTGCATGAACTGCGCGGTTTCTGGCGACGCCGCGCGGGTAGCGGCTATCTGGCGAAACTGGTCAGCGGCGGGCACTGGGACATGCTCGAAAGCGCGGAAATCCATCGGGTCTCGCAGATCATCCGGCAGGAGCTGGAACGCTTCTCCGCGCAGGAGGCGAAATGA